The DNA window AGGCGGCCCGTGATATTGCCCCGACGCGGCTTCTTCGTCGTGTCGCTCTCGTCATGTTGCCCCCGCTCATCCTGATTGTCCTTGTGTTGGGCAGCATCTTTCAGGGCATCGCGACCCCTACTGAGGCGGGGGCGCTCGGGGCCGTAGGGGCCATTCTCCTGGCCGTGGCCAACGGCCGTTTGTCGCTTGAGGCCCTCCGCGAGACGATGGACGAGACGATGCGGCTTACCTCGATGGTGATGTTTCTCCTCGTGGGGTCCACGGCCTTTTCGCTCGTCTTTCGGGGGCTGGGGGGGGACTTCTGGATTGAGGATCTGCTGACGAATCTGCCGGGGGGCGTCGTTGGGTTTCTCCTCGTGGCGAATCTGTCGATCTTTCTCCTCGGCTTCTTTATTGACTTCTTTGAGATTGCGTTCATCATCATTCCGCTCCTCAAGGCCCCGGCGGCTGAGCTACTTCCGCCCGAGTTTGGCGGAACGGTGAGTGCGGCGCTCGTCTGGTTCGGGGTGATGGTGGGCATGAACCTTCAAACGTCGTTCTTAACGCCGCCCTTCGGGTTTGCTCTTTTCTACCTACGAGGCGTCGCCCCCGACGACGTGTCGACCATGCAAATTTACCGCGGCGCAGTGCCCTTCATTGTCATTCAGGTGGCCGGGCTGCTGCTGATGATGCTGTATCCGGAAATGGTGACCTGGGCGTTGTAAAAGCAGTCAAACAAGTCGTTGGGGAGGCGTCTCGGCCAGGTTCGGTGAATGTGCTTTCCGAATGCCCTGCGGCGTTGATCCGGGGCGGTATACCAGAAAACGGAGAAGCCGTCGTTGGGCGAACGCCCTCGGTAGAGGCACAGTGATCGTCGGTACGCGGTTTTAGGACGAGTGGTGCTATTGAAGGATGGTATTTGTAGAGCTTTGATGTAACCTCAATACCATAGACAACACCATCTTCGTCGCTCCTGAAAATCTGAGAATGCGGTGGGCTATATGTGGACAGCATGTGGGGCCATCTCCAAACGCCAGAAATGGTCCCTCCCCGTCGCTCCAGACTTGATCTGGAGCCCATCCAACCGGGCGGAGAGGTCCCAGCGATCATTGGATAGGCTCTGGCAATCTAGATTGCCTAGATCAAGTCTGGCCATCTAGATGCTGGGAATCTGAGATTCCCTGGAGCGACGACGGAGCACTTTTCTAGCGTTGAAAGCTATTTCATGTGTATTCAATAGCACCACTCGTATTAGGTGTGGACGGCGAGTTGCCACAGGAGGGAAAGTGGAAGGCTGTAGCGGAGCACCGTTAATATCGCTGCGCCGACGACAACCACGAAGGGGCTGGGGAGCAGCAGGGCAATTGTTTTTGTGAGCGAGACGCCGGCTGCGGCTCGAAAGTCGAGCAGAATGCGCGTGGTGACGGTTAGCAGTGCCCCTAGACTAAGACCGAGAAGGAGAAGGCCTAACGCGGTTGGAGGGACGGGCGGGGCGGTGGCGGCCATGAGGGCGAGCAGCATGCCTCCCAGGGCAGGCCAGCAGGGCCACACGATCAGCATGAGGCCTTGTGCGGCGGAGAACGGGGATTCGGAATGGGCAGTCAGAATGAGTGCGCCGGTCCAGAATCCGAGCAGGAGCAGCGAGAGGGTGCCGACTGCGATGCCCGCAAGGGCGGGCTGAGCCAAAGCATCGGCGAGAGGCCCACGAAGCACAGGGGGAAGGGCTTCGAGGAGAAAGACCGCCGACGGCTGGGTGGCAATGAGGCCGGCGAAAAGTGCTGTCGTCATGCCGGTCGAGACGCTGACGGTAAGCAGCAACAAGAGGTTGACCCCTGAGTCGACGTCTCGGCCCTTCTCCAGGGCGTCGCGGTAGAAGCCGTGCGCGGCAAAGTATCGAAACGCCGTTTCCCGGACATACGGGTTCCGGGCATAGAGTCCGCCCAACAGGGCCAGTAGGCCCCACCCGATCAAGACAAAGGTATGCGGGGCCGTGGAGGGAGGTGCCCCGGAGGGGAAGGCAAAGACCCGCTGAACTCCTGTATAGAATCCCTCAACAACCGAGGCTGCAGGTCGAGCCGTCCCCGAGCGTGTGTGGAGGCCATAGCGTCGGGTATTGAGGAGCGGCGGCTCTCGGTCTTGCCAGCGGTAAATGAACACCGGGGGAGACGCCGCAACAGAGTCAGTGACGGCCCTGAGTGCCCGTTCGAGGTAGCGGGCCTGTTGCTCGGCAGAGTGAGGCGTAAGAAGTCCAGAGGCCGCCTGCGGGGCCGTCCAGGTGCCCAGTGCGCCGATGCCAGGAGCAGGGGCGGCGTCTGTCCAGGAGGTCCAGTGCCGAAGGGGGCTATTCAGGCCACGGGTATCGAGTAGAGGCAGATCGACGCTGTTGCCACAGCGATCCGCGGCGCCCGAAAAGGGCGAGACGTAGTACGTGCGGAGAGAAGACGAGTCGTGGATGCGTTGCGTCCATTGTTGAAGGACGGTGCAGGCCAGGGACGAAGTGGTATTTGCTCCCCGAGCCAACCCGACAGCATGAATGGATTCGTGCCGTTGGGCTTGTTGCTGAAGGCGAGAAAGGGTGGGTTGGGCTGCTTCCAGCGAGTCCTCTAAAGCACGGGCGGCTGTGTACGATACCGGAAGATCGACGAAGAGGGTGAGATCGAGAGAGTCGGCCCGGCCGAAGAGGGCCTGACGCGTGTCCGTCGGCGGCAGTTTAAGAAGTCGGAGGGCCCGCACGCCTGCCTTTTTGAGCCGGGAAAGTGCCCGGAGGGCGGGGCCGCGGGCGTTGGGAGGGGCCCATACCACGCCGAGAAGGGGAGGGTCGGAATCAGTAGAGGAGACGTTCGGGGCGGTTGCTTGAGTGATCTCCTCCGTGGAAGATCGGAGGGGAGCTCCTGCGAGCTGTGTGTGCCCGGCCAGCCAAAAGCCAGTCACAACAAGGAGAAAAATTCCGAGGCGGCGAATCATTGGCCGTGGAGGAAAAGCGAAAGAGAATCAGTGGGCTCCTTTTGTGGATTCGTCTGCGTAAATCTGTCCGGTTTTGGTTGTCGTTGTCGTGTTCATGAGCAGGAAGGAGGGGAATGGATCTCAGGGGTACATTTTCCTCTCAACAAAGACCCTTCTCTAACTCATGAAACGACTGGCATTTGCACTCACGGTAGGTCTTCTCCTGGTGTTTGCCGTTCCAACGAATGCAACCGCACAGAGCGTAAAGGTTGGGCCGCGGGCCACCATTTCTCTCGGCGACGTTTCGGATGTCGGTGGGGATTTGGGCATTGGGGCCAATGCCCGAGTCGGTCTTCCGTCTATACCCGTTGATGGCCACGGGGCCTTTACCTATTACTTGGCCGACGAAAACTGGACAGTCTGGTCCCTCGACATCAATGCAATTTACCCGCTTCCGGTGACGGGCCCTGTGTCGCCGTACGTGGGCGGCGGACTCGGAATTACGAATTCGTCGTTTGAGAATACGGTCGCCGGACGAACCACCACGTCGAGTGACACAGACACGGCCCTCAATCTCGTCGGAGGTGTTGAATTCAATGCAGGGGGACTGACGCCGTTTGCCGAACTCAACGTCGGCGTTGGGGGCGATCTGAGTCGGGTTGGCCTTTCCGGAGGCGTGCTCTTCGGATTTTAGGGCGTTGCCTCGCAGTGCAGCAATCTCATAAGGAGAATGAGAACAGGTTCGGCCCGTTTCCCAACGTTTGGGAGGCGGGCCGTTGTTATGCCAACTATGCAAGATGATCATGCCTTTTACGAGTCGCTCCGAATCTGACGGAGTTTCCTTTCTTTATCGGAGAAGATCCCGCATCGGAATGCAGGATGGACCGGAAGCAAACGGAGGAGGCGTCGTTGCCCGAACGTGCTCGGTAGATGCACATCGATCCTTCGGAGATGGCATTAGTCTTCATCCGTGTTCGGATCCGGCGTAAGATGCGCAATGGTTGCTCCCCATCCGCTCGCGTCTGTCGCTTTGTTGTAGTCCCGAACGAGGGGATGATCGTTCAAGATGGAGCGTACGTGACGCCGGAGGGTGCCGGTCCCCTTGCCGTGTATAATCCGGACCTGCGTCAGTCCCTTCTCGTGACAGGCGCGCAAATATTCGGGGACCAAGTCCCCCACGTCGGACGGATCAAAGACGTGAAGATCAAGCTCACCGTCAATCGGATATTCCTTCATTGGGAGAGCGGAGACACGTGAGGTGGGAGCGACGGGAACGTTCAGCGTGGAGGTCGTACATGATATCAGAGGAATCGTTGTGAGAGGCGGGCGAGAATAGCTGAGGGGGAGCGGGCAGTTCCGCTAAGAAAATTCAGGAGACCCCCATACCGAAGAAACGGGGTACTGAGGTCCAACACGCCGTGACCGAGGCGCCTCGGGCGGTGGGACAAGCGAGAGGAAGACCGCTTCTGGAAGTGACTTGTGCGGCGGTATCCATCCGACTGCGACGGTGCAGGGGGTGTGAGCCGTCGTCTTGTTCGTGCCATCTGGCGTGGAGACTGGATCCGCATGGGCTCGTGGGAGTGGCTCCGGTTCCGAGCAGTCGGCGCACAACGGGGCGTGTAATTCTCTTTTTGATTTTCCGTACCGACGTATGCCGCGATCAAGCCGCTGGACACTGCCTCCCTGGAGCCAGGCCGTTCTTGCTGTTCTTGCGTGTGAGGCCGTCGGGTTGCTTGCAGGATGGGGCACACAGGCCTCCGTGCGCACATGGTATCCGACCCTCGTCAAGCCGAGTTTTACACCCCCTGGGTGGCTATTTGCACCGGTCTGGACGGTGCTTTACGCGCTAATGGGCATCGCGGCGTTTCTCGTATGGAAGGGACGGACGGAGGACACCGAAAGCCAGCAGGCACTGGTGTTGTTTGCCGGACAGCTCGTGCTTAACGGCGCATGGTCGTTTGCATTCTTTGGGGCCCGGTCGCCCATCCTTGGCCTCATTGTCATTACCGCGTTGTGGGGAATGGTGG is part of the Salinibacter sp. 10B genome and encodes:
- a CDS encoding Smr/MutS family protein — its product is MKEYPIDGELDLHVFDPSDVGDLVPEYLRACHEKGLTQVRIIHGKGTGTLRRHVRSILNDHPLVRDYNKATDASGWGATIAHLTPDPNTDED
- a CDS encoding TRAP transporter large permease subunit; protein product: MGAEILAPLMFVGALALIFSGYPVAFALGGTALLFAGIGVETGMLSWTLLQALPSRIFGIMSNFILLAVPFFIFMGTMLEKSKLAEDLLKTIGQLFGAVRGGLAIAVVFVGALLAAATGVVGASVVAMGLISMPVMLRYGYSGELSAGVITASGTLGQIIPPSIVLIVLADQLGISVGDLFIGALVPGVALACLYAAYAGGVALFWPDRAPALPEAARDIAPTRLLRRVALVMLPPLILIVLVLGSIFQGIATPTEAGALGAVGAILLAVANGRLSLEALRETMDETMRLTSMVMFLLVGSTAFSLVFRGLGGDFWIEDLLTNLPGGVVGFLLVANLSIFLLGFFIDFFEIAFIIIPLLKAPAAELLPPEFGGTVSAALVWFGVMVGMNLQTSFLTPPFGFALFYLRGVAPDDVSTMQIYRGAVPFIVIQVAGLLLMMLYPEMVTWAL
- a CDS encoding outer membrane beta-barrel protein, which encodes MKRLAFALTVGLLLVFAVPTNATAQSVKVGPRATISLGDVSDVGGDLGIGANARVGLPSIPVDGHGAFTYYLADENWTVWSLDINAIYPLPVTGPVSPYVGGGLGITNSSFENTVAGRTTTSSDTDTALNLVGGVEFNAGGLTPFAELNVGVGGDLSRVGLSGGVLFGF
- a CDS encoding TspO/MBR family protein; this encodes MPRSSRWTLPPWSQAVLAVLACEAVGLLAGWGTQASVRTWYPTLVKPSFTPPGWLFAPVWTVLYALMGIAAFLVWKGRTEDTESQQALVLFAGQLVLNGAWSFAFFGARSPILGLIVITALWGMVVWTTDRFFRVRRVAGALLVPYLAWVTYAWALNVGIWLLN